One Methanobacterium formicicum DSM 3637 genomic window, GACTGGACCATCAACACCATATTCCCTTTTTTTCCACTATTTTACGGGTTGCCAAACGTGACGAGGATGAAAGAGGATTTGTTTACTTTTTTATTGGAATTATAATAACCCTGTACATCTTCCAGTTTAACATGGCCATTGCCAATGCCGCGATCCTCATCCTTCTATTTGGGGATTCCGCATCAACTCTTATCGGTCGAAGGTTTGGAAGAATAAAATTACCTTTCCAATCACATAAAACCCTTGAAGGGAGTTTAACATTCCTGGGAGTGGGATTCTTGGTTTCTCTCACCCAGTTACCACTGATCCCTGCTTTTATTGGTGCACTAGCCGGTACCCTAACTGAAGCCTACAGTCCCATTGATGATAACGTGCCCATACCCCTGATTTCAGCACTAGCAATTACGGTAGTAATTTACTTCCTTATTTAACGTCCAATTCATACTCCTCATTTAACACCAGATTTATACTTCCAGATTACGCACAATTTATATTCAAAACCCCAAATTTGACTTCCTGATTTACACCCAATTAAACAAAATAGCCGTTGATTTCGGAAAAATTTTAAATTGCCTTTTTCAACATTTAAAAAAAAAACTTACAATCTTATAGCTCTTTCATGGCGGAAAGACCGCACCGTGCCCACAAATATG contains:
- a CDS encoding diacylglycerol/polyprenol kinase family protein → MKKELWRQLIHASGVFIVVLSYFLPPQLLIILCVTILAFVVIVFRLDHQHHIPFFSTILRVAKRDEDERGFVYFFIGIIITLYIFQFNMAIANAAILILLFGDSASTLIGRRFGRIKLPFQSHKTLEGSLTFLGVGFLVSLTQLPLIPAFIGALAGTLTEAYSPIDDNVPIPLISALAITVVIYFLI